ATCCTGCTCGGCGAACTGCTCGACGCGGGGCTGATCCGCGTCAACCGTCCCGTCCCACCCGCCCTGCTCCCCGACGAGCGCACCCTCCTGGACGTGATCAATGGCCTTCGCGCACTCTGACCAGCACCCCCCGCAGCAGCCCCGGCCCGACGACGGATCCGCCCCGCTCACCCTGAAGATCCTGGTCGCGGGCGGCTTCGGATCGGGCAAGACCACGCTGGTCGGCGCGGTCAGCGAGATCCGACCGCTGCGCACCGAGGAACGGATCACCGAGGCGAGCCGCGGGGTCGACGACCTGTCCGGGGTGGAGCGCAAGGCCACCACCACCGTGGCGATGGACTTCGGCCGGATCACCATCCACTCGGGCCTGGCCCTCTACCTCTTCGGCACGCCCGGGCAGGACCGCTTCTGGTTCCTCTGGGACGAGCTGGCCCACGGCGCGCTGGGAGCGGTCGTGCTGGTCGACACCCGCCGACTGCAGGACTGCTTCCCGGCCGTGGACTTCTTCGAGCGCCGGTCCATCCCCTTCGTGGTCGCGGTGAACTGCTTCGAGGGCTCCGATCCGCACTCGGCCGAGGCGGTGGCGACGGCGCTGGACCTGGAGCGCGGGACACCGGTGCTGCTCTGCGACGCCCGCGACCGCAACTCCTGCAAGAAGGTCCTGATCGCCCTGGTCGAGCACGCCAGCCGGATGCACTCCGCCCGGATGCTGGCCGCGATCTGACGTCCGCTCAGTCCGAGGTGAGCAGTCGCCGCCGCAGCGCCCCGGTCAGTTCCGGCTCCGGGCCGAGGCGTTCGGCGACGTACTGCCGGACCGATCCGTAGCGCTCGGTCAGGTCGCCGAGGGTAAGGCGCATGACCTCGGCCGGAGCCCGGCCGAAGGAGGGCCAGATCGACTCCTGCTCGGGGTGGTTGGCCCGCCAGTCGGCGAGCAGCCGCTCCGTGGCGAGCTCGGTCAGGGCGAAGTCGGCGAGGACCTCCTCCTCGGCGACGCCCAGCAGCGACAGCACCAGCGCGGCCACGATCCCGGTGCGGTCCTTGCCGGAGGCGCAGTGGAAGACCAGCGGGCGGTCGTCCTCGGCGGCGATGACCTCCAGCACCGTGCGGAGCTCCTTCACCCCGTCGTCCAGCACCTCGGCGAAGCGGTCCGCGAGATAGCGCCAGGGGTCGACGTCGGGGCTGATCGCGGACTGGTCGTAGGGGCGGTGCTCGATGCTGAGGTTGTGATAGGCCAGCCCGTCGACGGCGGGTACCCGGCCCCGCGCCTCGATCTCGAAGGGGTGGCGCAGGTCGACGACCGTGCCCACCCCCAGCGCGCGAAAGCGGTCCCAGTCGGCCGAGCCGGGCCGCAACTTGCCCAGCGAATCCGAACGGTAGAGCGTTCCCCAGCGGACGGTGCGGCCCGCGTCCGCTCGGTAGCCGCCCAGATCACGGAAGTTGTGCAGCCGGTCGAACTCGATGTGTCTGATCACCGGTGCATCCTATGATCACCCGGGCGGCGACCTGGCCGAGTCCGGCGGTCAGCCGTTGCGGGCCTGCTGCTCCGCCTCCGCGCGGGCGGCGCGGCGGGCGGCCTTCTCGGCGTTCTCCTTCTCGTCCTCGGCCTCGGCGACCTCCAGGGTCGGCGCGGAGCCGCCGAGGTGGGCCGGCTGCCACCAGGTGTCGTCCGGACCGCTGGGGGAGTCCGGGTAGGTGGTCTGGGCGCGGTCGATCAGTTCGGTCATGGCGGCGCGGAGCCGGCGGGTGACCATGACCGGACGGTCCGCCGCCGTGATGTGGATCGGCTCGCCGATGATGATGGTGACCGGGGTGTGCCGACGGGTCAGCTCCTTGGGGCGGCCCTTGGTCCAGAACCGCTGGGTGCCCCAGAGCGCCATCGGCAGCAGCGGGACGCCGGCGTCGGCCGCCATCCGGGCCGCGCCGGTCTTGAACTTCTTCAGGGTGAAGGAGCGGCTGATGGTCGCCTCGGGGAAGACGCCGACCACCTCGCCGGCCTTGAGCGCACGCACGGCCGCCTCGTAGGCGGGCTGCCCGTCGGAGCGGTCCACCGGGATGTGCTTCATGCCGCGCATCAGCGGACCGGAGATGCGGTGCCTGAAGACGTCGTCCTTGGCCATGAAGCGGGTCTTGCGCCCGCCGGCCTTGAGCGCGCCCCAGCCCGCGAAGATGAAGTCGAGGTAGCTGACGTGGTTGCTGACCAGAACGGCCCCGCCGCTGCGCGGTACGTTCTCGGCGCCGATGACCTCAAGCTTGATGTCGAGCGCCCGGAAGAGTGTCCGTGCCGCTCCGATGATCGGCGGGTACACAAGGTCAGCCACAGCGAGCCCTACTTCCTACGGGCGAGTGCCCGGTCCGGTGTTCTAACGATGCATGTTCCCTGAGCAGCGGCGCTATGTCACTCCGACTAGCACCGCCATCGCGGAGACTGCGGTCACACCGACCAGGTTCCAGCCTACTGTCCGGCCGGTCGCAGCCGGTCCTGGCCACGGCGCAGCAGGAGGTAGACCTCGCAGCCGAGGCAGTAGCCGAAGGCCGAGTTGAGGAAGGCGGCGGCCAGCGCGCAGCCGGTGGCGACGAGCCCGAGCCAGGTCGGCCCGACGAGGTAGCCGAGCGTTCCGACCAGTGCGAAGCCCAGGCCGACGCCCTGGGCGAAGCGCGGCGGGGCGGCGTCCTCCAACTCGGCGGGCGGCCCGAGCCGGGGGCGGACGAAGGTCCGGTAGAGCCAGCCGTAGGGCGAACGGCCGAGGCCGCCCAGCGCGCCGAGGGCGAACACCAGCGTCTGGAGGGCGAGCAGCCAGCCGTTCCCGCTGATCAGGACGGCGGCCAGGACCACCGTGGTGAGGGTTGCGGCGAAGCGCGGGCCTCTGGGGTCGACCCGTTCGCGGGCCTGGACCGGGGTGAGCACGGTGGCGGGAGGGATGACAGCAGACATGGGGGACTCCGGGTCTCCGGCAGAACGGAACGGACGGAAGGGGTGCGATGCGATGCCAAAGGGTGCGGCGCGGCGCGGCGCGGCGCTCAGCGACAGCGCATGGCGGCGGCCCGGCACAGGTCGATGACCAGGCGTCGGGTCAGCTGCACGGGCCTGAGCCCGGCGGAGGAGTCCATATGTGCGATGGTACGCGGAGGGTCTGCTTCCGGGAGGGGCCGTTCACCCCCTGGACCGGCCTTCCGGTTCGAACCGGTGACCGGGCATCCTGGGTCGTATGACAGGTTTGCTGGCGTGTGCCGCCGTCCTGGTGCTCTCCGGGGTGTTCGGGCTGTGGCGGATGCGCCGTGACGGAAGGCTGCGGATGCGCGGGCGGGACAGCGGGGTGCGGCTGACCGCCGAGGACCTG
The Streptacidiphilus albus JL83 genome window above contains:
- a CDS encoding GTP-binding protein, producing the protein MAFAHSDQHPPQQPRPDDGSAPLTLKILVAGGFGSGKTTLVGAVSEIRPLRTEERITEASRGVDDLSGVERKATTTVAMDFGRITIHSGLALYLFGTPGQDRFWFLWDELAHGALGAVVLVDTRRLQDCFPAVDFFERRSIPFVVAVNCFEGSDPHSAEAVATALDLERGTPVLLCDARDRNSCKKVLIALVEHASRMHSARMLAAI
- a CDS encoding tyrosine-protein phosphatase; protein product: MIRHIEFDRLHNFRDLGGYRADAGRTVRWGTLYRSDSLGKLRPGSADWDRFRALGVGTVVDLRHPFEIEARGRVPAVDGLAYHNLSIEHRPYDQSAISPDVDPWRYLADRFAEVLDDGVKELRTVLEVIAAEDDRPLVFHCASGKDRTGIVAALVLSLLGVAEEEVLADFALTELATERLLADWRANHPEQESIWPSFGRAPAEVMRLTLGDLTERYGSVRQYVAERLGPEPELTGALRRRLLTSD
- a CDS encoding lysophospholipid acyltransferase family protein is translated as MADLVYPPIIGAARTLFRALDIKLEVIGAENVPRSGGAVLVSNHVSYLDFIFAGWGALKAGGRKTRFMAKDDVFRHRISGPLMRGMKHIPVDRSDGQPAYEAAVRALKAGEVVGVFPEATISRSFTLKKFKTGAARMAADAGVPLLPMALWGTQRFWTKGRPKELTRRHTPVTIIIGEPIHITAADRPVMVTRRLRAAMTELIDRAQTTYPDSPSGPDDTWWQPAHLGGSAPTLEVAEAEDEKENAEKAARRAARAEAEQQARNG
- a CDS encoding DUF4395 domain-containing protein, producing the protein MSAVIPPATVLTPVQARERVDPRGPRFAATLTTVVLAAVLISGNGWLLALQTLVFALGALGGLGRSPYGWLYRTFVRPRLGPPAELEDAAPPRFAQGVGLGFALVGTLGYLVGPTWLGLVATGCALAAAFLNSAFGYCLGCEVYLLLRRGQDRLRPAGQ